The following coding sequences lie in one Arachis hypogaea cultivar Tifrunner chromosome 9, arahy.Tifrunner.gnm2.J5K5, whole genome shotgun sequence genomic window:
- the LOC112713035 gene encoding uncharacterized protein — protein MGSVLLEQIKKQTTNFLQEKYKSARITFTDVTEIELLAEETINKDDCSPDAKTMTRIAEASFELDDYWRIVDVLHSKFCTIDWEQWRQSYNALVLLEFLITHGPVEFALEFQRDAEIIEELGRFTYIDERGFNWGARMLKLSEHILKLLEGGEALNEARLKALKITNEIQGYGISSSSPSSSSSSPSSSSSWWPSSPCSPQGPLPAFRSFSTPTTPTPSFFDNINSKNNNNRKSFSPPTQERRQEEDLGNRVNFHQSKNVKSHLWGGANETVVEERNVLIDDDDDDDDDGKLEKPKGFVSEICSKIIGDPKVGGFRCLSDVGRKEVKKKYDRQSSLWF, from the exons ATGGGAAGTGTACTACTAGAGCAAATCAAGAAGCAGACAACAAATTTCCTTCAAGAAAAGTACAAATCTGCTAGGATTACATTTACAGATGTTACTGAAATTGAATT GTTGGCGGAGGAAACAATAAATAAGGATGACTGTAGCCCTGATGCCAAGACCATGACTAGAATTGCAGAGGCATCCTTTGAGTTAGATGACTATTGGAGGATTGTTGATGTCCTTCACTCAAA gTTTTGCACAATTGATTGGGAACAATGGAGGCAATCTTACAATGCACTAGTTCTTCTAGAATTCCTAATAACACATGGTCCTGTAGAGTTTGCTCTGGAATTTCAACGTGATGCGGAAATTATAGAAGAACTAGGAAGGTTTACATATATTGATGAAAGAGG GTTTAACTGGGGAGCAAGAATGCTAAAGCTATCAGAGCATATACTAAAACTATTAGAAGGTGGAGAAGCTCTCAATGAAGCACGTTTGAAGGCTCTCAAGATAACCAATGAAATCCAAGGCTATGGAATTTCATCATCCTCACCATCTTCCTCGTCGTCGTcgccgtcgtcgtcgtcgtcgtggtGGCCATCTTCCCCTTGTTCACCACAAGGACCTCTACCAGCATTTCGTTCATTTTCTACCCCAACCACTCCAACTCCTTCCTTCTTTGATAATATTaattccaaaaataataataatagaaaaagctTTTCACCACCAACACAAGAAAGAAGACAAGAAGAAGATCTTGGAAATAGGGTTAACTTCCATCAATCAAAGAATGTGAAGAGCCACCTTTGGGGTGGTGCTAATGAAACAGTAGTTGAAGAGAGGAATGTgttgattgatgatgatgatgatgatgacgatgatggaaAATTGGAGAAACCAAAAGGGTTTGTTAGTGAAATCTGCTCAAAGATTATTGGAGATCCAAAAGTTGGGGGATTCAGATGCCTTTCTGATGTTGGAAGAAAGGAAGTTAAGAAGAAATATGATCGCCAAAGTTCACTTTGGTTTTAA